The Candidatus Lernaella stagnicola genome segment GACGACAACGACGACAATGACGACAACGATGACAACGACGATAATGACGACAACGACGACAACGATGATGACACCACTCCCGGCGACGACGATAACGACACAACGCCCGGCGACGATGACACCACTCCCGGCGACGACGATAACGACACAACGCCCGGCGACGACGACGACGATAACGATGACGACGATACCGTCCCCCCGCCCGACGACGACACAGACAGCGATGACGACACCGGCGGCGACGACGATACCGCGCCTGATATTCAGGGCGGCGACGACGACGACAGCGACGACAGTTGCTGCGGTTGCTGATTAGTCGGCTTTGACGCTATCAAGACCGGGCGTGCTGCGGCGCGCCCGTTTCCTTTCGCGCCGTCGCTTGCCTAGGTAGGGAAAACAAGGTACAAGCGGCGAACATTACGCACCGGAGGATCCCGTCGTGTTTGCCAAACTCGCCGACGTGGACGCTCGCTATGTCGAGTTGACCAACATGCTCGCCGACCCCGAAATCTACGGCGATCAGGCTAAGTTTGCCAAATTCAACAAGGAGCGCGTCGACCTCGAGGAAGTCGTCGAAGTTTACCGCAAATACAAAAACTTCGTCGAGCAACGAGACGGTGCGCAGGAAATGCTCGAGGAAGAAGACGACGCGGAAATCCGCGAAATGGCCAAACACGAGCTCCTGGAACTCGATGAGAAAATCGACGACCTCACCGAACGGCTCAAGCTTCTGCTCCTCCCCAAGGATCCCTACGACGATAAAAACACCTTGCTGGAAATTCGGGCCGGCACCGGCGGCGAGGAAGCCGCACTCTTTGCCGGCGACCTGTTTCGCATGTACAGCCGCTACGCGGAACAGCGGCGTTGGAAGGTCGAAATCCTTTCGTCCCACGCCACGGGCCTGGGCGGATTCAAGGAAATCATCTGCCAAATCAGCGGCGACAAAGTCTACAGCCGGCTCAAGTACGAATCCGGCGTACACCGCGTCCAGCGCGTACCCGAAACCGAGGCTCAGGGGCGCGTGCACACCAGCGCCGTGACCGTCGCGATCCTGCCCGAACCCGATGAAGTCGACGTGCGTATCCCGGAAAGCGACTTGCGCTTCGACGTCTACCGTTCATCGGGCCCCGGCGGGCAATCCGTCAACACGACCGACAGCGCGGTGCGCGTCACGCACGAACCCACCGGGCTGGTCGTGACCTGCCAGGACGAAAAAAGCCAACACAAAAACAAAGCCCGTGCGCTGATGATCCTCAAAGCGCGGTTGCTGGACATGCGGCGCGCCGAGCAGGAAGCGAAGATGTCGGCCGAACGGCGCAGCCAAGTCGGCACCGGCGATCGCTCGGAGCGCATTCGCACCTACAACTTCCCGCAAAACCGCCTGACCGACCACCGCATCGGCCTAACCATCTATGCGCTCGACCGCATCATGGAAGGGAATATGGATCAGGTGATCGACTCGACGGCGGCCCACTTCCAAGCCGAGGCTCTCAAGAAGACGTCCGCGGACTAATCGTCGCCAGCACCTTTCGGAAGAACTTGTCGATCGCAAACAGCACGAAAAGAAACGAATCGCGCACATCGAACATCGGATTGGGCAGGTCAAAGTAGCGCGGCAATTTCATGAAAAGACGCTTCGTGCCGATCGGACAGCCCCCGACCCGCCGCACCTTGCCCGCCGTGATCTTACCGTTAACCCGCGTGCACGAACCGACCAACAACGCCACGCCGCGCCCCGCGTCCACATCGCCGTTGTAAACTCCCGTGACGATCGCCCCCTCGCGGGCCCGCGCCACCGAACCTGGTCGCCGTTTGTCGATCGTGCCCAGGCAACCCTTGACCGCGGCCAGGCAGCCGCCGTGGCAGAAGCGGTCGCGAGTCGGCTCGTTGCCGGTGTAAAAACGGATCGGCGACCGCAGTTTGTGAATGTCCTGATACTCACTTTCGTGCCCGGCGGTCACGGCCTGGAGTTCGGCGAGCGACACGTCTCCCTCCACGCGAATGTCGTCGAACGACTCCGGTCCGTAGCCGCGTTCGTGTGCCAACATCAGGTGCCGGCATTGCTCCGGCTCGTAACCCAGCAGGCGGCAGGCAACCGCGTCGGCCGCGACGGGATCGTCGGCGACTAGGATCGCTCCAAAGTGAATGGGGGATGGGGCGGACTCGTAACCGGTGCCGATCTCGATCGCGTCGAGCACCACGGCGTCGGGATAGCCGACTTCCAACAGGTCGACGATTTTCTCGTCGAGGCGGTCATCGTGATAGAGCATGCGCTCGCGATGCCGCAGGATGCCGACGTTGA includes the following:
- the prfA gene encoding peptide chain release factor 1, with translation MFAKLADVDARYVELTNMLADPEIYGDQAKFAKFNKERVDLEEVVEVYRKYKNFVEQRDGAQEMLEEEDDAEIREMAKHELLELDEKIDDLTERLKLLLLPKDPYDDKNTLLEIRAGTGGEEAALFAGDLFRMYSRYAEQRRWKVEILSSHATGLGGFKEIICQISGDKVYSRLKYESGVHRVQRVPETEAQGRVHTSAVTVAILPEPDEVDVRIPESDLRFDVYRSSGPGGQSVNTTDSAVRVTHEPTGLVVTCQDEKSQHKNKARALMILKARLLDMRRAEQEAKMSAERRSQVGTGDRSERIRTYNFPQNRLTDHRIGLTIYALDRIMEGNMDQVIDSTAAHFQAEALKKTSAD
- a CDS encoding DUF362 domain-containing protein — translated: MDDRRFSERVSERLARKRSYRVLLRRCDRADPDRVRAILDESLAELGLAPKGRLLIKPNVVTANRRYIHHSYTEPELVRQAVLWARAGGATHVTVGESGGYGIPSRLFMREAGYLNLARDGAKVVDFNTEGYAVEALRRGVHHRTMQVAASLHDADFLLWMPKLKYHICCTITAAIKLNVGILRHRERMLYHDDRLDEKIVDLLEVGYPDAVVLDAIEIGTGYESAPSPIHFGAILVADDPVAADAVACRLLGYEPEQCRHLMLAHERGYGPESFDDIRVEGDVSLAELQAVTAGHESEYQDIHKLRSPIRFYTGNEPTRDRFCHGGCLAAVKGCLGTIDKRRPGSVARAREGAIVTGVYNGDVDAGRGVALLVGSCTRVNGKITAGKVRRVGGCPIGTKRLFMKLPRYFDLPNPMFDVRDSFLFVLFAIDKFFRKVLATISPRTSS